The genomic window ATTGATGGAAATAATGTGGCATTCTTTGCCTTTAGGTGTTTGTACTTTGGAACCCCCCTTTTACATTGTCACTGAATACATGCCACATGGGAATTTGCTGGACTATTTACGTGAATGCAACAGAGAGGAGGTGAATGCTGTTGTGCTCTTGTACATGGCCACACAGATCTCCTCTGCCATGGAGTATCTGGAGAAAAAGAACTTCATTCACAGGTCAGGCACTGTAAAGAATACAAAACGTACTGTTAGAATAGCAGTGAGATGATTAGCTGAAGTCTCTCCCAGATATTTTAGCATGATGGATATCTATTGAGAATTGCATGAAGATAATGTTAAAACTTCTCACAAAATCCATTAAAAAGGTTAATACTTATTTTAACTTTTGGGTGCTATTTATTATGCTACTGAATTACTTATGTAAATATAGTGTGGGTATTTGTTAAGTTGCTTTTGTTTCTACATTCCAGAGACCTGGCTGCTCGTAACTGCCTGGTTGGTGAGAATCATGTGGTGAAAGTTGCAGACTTTGGCTTGAGCAGGTTAATGACTGGTGATACCTACACTGCCCACGCTGGAGCTAAATTCCCAATTAAATGGACTGCACCAGAAAGCCTTGCTTACAATACCTTCTCAATAAAATCTGATGTATGGGGTACGTACTGCATGAGGATTTAATGAGCATTGGACTCAGTGACAGAGCTCAGTATTATTAATTAGAGCTGAACCCAAGTTTGTCCTTCACCTTTGGACCCAAGTTAAAATCCAAGCTAGGTATTTTTTGTTCGAGCTGGAAAAGaaaacaaacttttttttaattctgcacctctcactctgcccaattAGATCCCTGTTGGAAAATCATAGCATCACAGTTTGGTTTTTTTGGACATAGGATATGGTTCTCGCAGAAAAGAATGGAAGACATCCTGTAATATGTTGAACGAACTTTTACCATGTTGGGTGGATGCAATTATTGCATTACATGTTTTTGTGAGCAGTTTACATTTTAACTGTAGAATTAAGCATTTATTATGAAAATATAAAAATACAAGCAAAATGTATGACTTGAAAATGGGATCTGAATTACATCTGCACAGATTATTTGACTAATTCTCTCCAATTACCCTCGTTTTACCTGAAGACTAGATTTTTGCAGCATCACAGGAGATGAGCTCATGTTGTGCATTAATTAATACCCTAGGTTGTTAAAAGGTTAATTTTGTTCTAATTAAATATGATTTCTTTATATCATATCATATTTCAAGAAAATAGTGTGTTTGTGAAATATTGAATATCATATGGGATCGCATTGTTAGCAAATGCAGCTCACTGTTCCAAATGATGGTTCATATTATTTTGGTAAGTTTTAGATGGTATTTTATCAAATTGCCTACCTTTACATTTCTTCTCAGCATTTGGAGTGCTACTGTGGGAAATTGCCACATATGGGATGTCTCCATATCCGGGAATTGATCTGTCTCAGGTCTATGATTTACTTGAGAAGGGATACAGAATGGAGCAACCTGAGGGCTGTCCACCCAAAGTCTATGAACTGATGAGATCATGTAAGTAACAATATGCCAATTTTGACAATGGCTGTGGCAGGTCTCTCAACAAGTGTTGCTTGTGTGTTTATCAATGCAAATATATATAATCAGTGGAAATTATGGCTTAGATGTTCTGGTCTTCGAATGGTTGCATCCCagaggtaccccagaagatgcgcttgctgagcaataacctgctcatggacgctcagtttggattttgccagggtcactcagcttctgacctcgttacagccttggttcaaatatggataaaagagctgaactcccgagatgagttgagagtgactgcccttgacatcaaggctgcatttgactgagtgtggcatcaaggagccctagcaaaactggagtcaatgggaatcggggggaaactctctgttgtttggagtcatacctagcacaaaggcagatagctgtggttgttggagatcaatcgtctcagttccaggacatcattgcagggtagtgtcctaggcccaaccaacttcgGCCTCTTCATCAGTTACCTTCCTTCTgttataagttcagaagtgggggtgtttgctgatgattgcataatgttcacaccattcacgactccacagatactaagcagtccaaatgcagcaagacctggacaatatccaggcttgggctaataagtggcaagtaacattcgcgccacacaagtacgaggcaatgaccatctccaacaagagagaatctaacccttgacattcaatggcattaccatcactgaatccccctctattaACATCCTACATCTATTaacatcattgaccagaaactgaactggactagccatatgaatactgtgactTCAAGAgcaggcaggtcagaggctaggaatcctgcagcgaataactcaccacctgactcctccAAGTCTGTCtacccatctacaaggcacaagtcaggaatgtgatggaatactctccatttgcctggatgagtgcagctccaacaacactcaagaagcttgacaccatccaggagaaagcagcccacttgattggcaccccatccacaaaccttcaccccctccaccactgacgaacagcagcagcagtgtgtaccatctacaagatgcactgcaaaaattcaccaaggcccctgaggcagcaccttccagtcccacaaccactaccatctggaagaacatgggcagcagatagatgggaatgccaccgcctggaagttcctctccaagccactcaccatcctgacttggaaatatatttctgttccttcactgtagctgcgtcaaaatcttggaactcctttatagcactgtaggtgtatccATACCacgagactgcagcagttcaagaaggcagctcatcatcacctcaagggcaattagggatgggcaataaatgctggtctagccagcaaagcccacatcctgtaaaatattttttgtttaaaattgtaTTATGTTTTCTGGTTACAACACTGTTAATCACCCATTTTAAATGAATGGCTGCAAGTAACATGATGATTGAAAACCATTTCTGATTGGTAACCCTAATCCTACCACAGGTACAGTTCATTTTTTTATTATGAATGAAATAAAACATGCTAATCATTCTGCAGTATGCGAATGCAGCTATGTTTGACAAATTCACCATTAAGGTTCAGAGCAGCTTTTCATGAATTTGTTAGTAATACCTTAGATTACAATGACTTTTGTAGGAAAAATATATCTATTCTATTGCACAAGTCACTTTTCAAACCTAATTTCTACTACTCAAAAAGTGAGACTGATATTCATGGAGAGATGGCATGAATCAAAGCTGTTTCATCTGTCTGTTTTCCTTAGGTTGGCAGTGGAATCCCATGGAGCGCCCATCATTTGCTGAGATCCATCAAGCATTTGAAACCATGTTCCATGACTCCAGTATTTCAGAAGGTAAAAGAAGAATTAATTTTAATGTTTTCTGGTGTTATACTCCTTCCATGACTCAATATGGCAGCCAGTTCTGTGTTGTTCCAAGAACAATCTTACTGCTAGTTAGTGTCATGAACATGAGATTTGTATGTGGATCAAACTTGCTTTGAGGTATAACTTTCTCTTCCCGCTGTGCTGCAAAATTTAGAAGCTAGTTGATCCTCAAAGGAAACAGCAAAATCAAGTCAACATTGCCACCATCAGGCAGACAAACTGCATCTGATTCCTGAATTGGCAATTTGTAAGCAGAACAGCAAGGGTCTTTTTGAACAAAACAACTGTGACATATAAGCTGTCACCTTATACTCAGTGGCTAAATATGTAAATCTTTTAAGGGTTGCTGAAAAAATTGTAGAATCAATTCAAGATGCcaaattccattttttttaaatcgcAATGAGAAATAAGATCAGCATACACAAGGAAAAAAGGATGCAAAAAGACTATCAACCCCTTCCATGCTCACCCTATGCATTGGATAAGGCACTGTCAGATAAACCATGTCCAACTCCACTGCTtgctcgtgtgctctctctcttactctccacctctctatcactCCTTTATCtcattttaattttatatttttataagtTTTGAAGACTAAAACCAGAAATTCAAACTTGTCAGTGCTCCTTTTCCTCTGGCAGAAGTTGCAGAAGAGCTTGGAAAAACTGCTTCTTCAACTGTGATCACCCACCAGCTTCAGTTACCCCTGCTCCCAACAAAAACTCGAACACTAAAGAAAAATGcagaaaataaggaaaacatggaCATGGATCATCCTGCTGTGGCTCAAACCACGGTGCCAGGTACTTGAGTCTCCTTTTGGTTGTTTTTTGCATTTTCTCCTTTTACGTTTGCCCCTCTTTGTCCTCTGCCTTTGGATGCTATCTTCCTTGAGCGAGGGTAGTCGGTGAACAAGCCACAGTCATGCCCACCCTCCCAGTAATTGCCAACACACAGTGTATTGGGCCAAATTAGTCCAAATGGCAATCTTCTCTTTTTCCCCAAtaatacatatatataaaaaaagtcCTCACTAATGTCTCTCTAAGTTCTTTttctggagagattgcagaacaaatATGATCTTATAATAAAATTCTGAACCAATAAATGGTGCATTTGCTTGACTGTAACATACAGAGACTTCCATGCAGAGTTGTTTTCCACCTACAGCTTCAGCCTTAGTGGCATTAGGAACTTGATttaaaatggatcattttcaaatTAACAAATTATGCAATATTACTAAATGAGTGGTTATGATATAGAAAAATTTAGAAGCTAGAAATTGAACTCAAGTTTGCAGGAAAAGCAAAAGGCTATGAAATGGCTGGAAACAGAACAATGATGAACACCAAATTGATCATGCACTTCAATGTTTTTTTCCACATAGGGCTACAtttattttgttttcctttttctcAATAGGAATGGGAACAAACACAGCCCCATGTAGCATCTCCCCAGCATTGCCTCGTAAGCAGAGAGATAAATCTCCTAGTGGTCTCCTGGACGATAGCAAAGAGACCCTGTTTACTAGAGATAGAAAAGCTGGCTTCTTCAGTTCCTTTATGAAGAAGAAGACTGTACCTATGCCTCCTAAGCGCAGCAGCTCCTTCCGAGAGATGGAGAACCACCCACACAAAAAATACGAGATAACGGGTAACTTTTCTTCTTTCTCGTCATTTCAGCACTCAGATGGTCTTACGTTTGTCCAGTCGCATGCTGATGGGAATCACACACAAGCTAGGTGCTGTGGAAGGGGTTCTGTGCAAAGAAATGGTGGTGTAACTAGTGGAGGGTGGGCAGGATTTGCAGGATTTTTCACTCCACGCTTAATAAAAAAGACACTTGGCTTAAAAGCTGGGAAGCCTTCGAGTAATGATGATTCAAGCTTGGAAGCCACCAAACCTTTCCCTCGGTCAAATTCTACTTCTTCCATGTCTTCAGGGCTGCAGGAGCTGGATCGACTAGCCTTGACTCTTCCTAGAAATTGTCACCGCAACAGAATTCAACTAGAACATCCAGTCCCCATCATCTCTAAGGAGGAGGGACTGGGAAGGCTGACAGATCCACTACATAGAAAAGCAGAAGATGGAATTTCTTCATTGAGAGACAAATCAAAAGCAAAGCTCTTAGCAAGGGGTGTTGCAACACCTCTCCGGGCCCATGCAGGCGATGGAGACAGTGATCTTTCACAGAACCTAAACTCAATACATGTTGGGCGCGGAGAAGCCAATATTAGTCATTCCGGACCTATAGGCGTGAAAGAGGATGTGGAGAAGACAGGTTGGTCCTCTCCAGTGAAGATTGCTGCAACACTACCAGCAACTCATAATCATAAAGTACCTGTTCTGATATCGCCAACTTTGAAGCATGCTCCTGCAGAAGTTCAGCTGATTGGAACAGATTCTCTAGGAAACAAATTCAAACTGCTGTCAGAACACCAGGTTGCAACAGAAAGGGAGAGGCCAAGGCTTGTAAAGCCAAAAtgtgcaccacccccaccccctccaccttctCTAAAACTATTGCAACCTCCTTCTAGCACAGGTctcaacagcacagaaacagcagaGGACTGTGAGAGCACATcaacagcacagcaggaggttgATATTAATGGTGAAAGTGGCAAAAGGCCAATGATGGCTGTGTTAGGGAAGATCTCCAGGCCATCTCTGCCACCCCCTCAAGTGCCTCCATCTTCATCCATTCCCACAGCAGCTTCCTCTAAACTTGCAAATGGTGCCTCTGTGACTACGGGTACTAGAATTTCCTTGCGAAAAACCAAGCTGCCACCAGAGAAGGTGCCAACAGAAAAAATCAGCAAAGAAGCACTATTGGAGTGTGCTGAGCTTCTCTCCAGTGTTATTGACAGCGGCTCAGAGTCCATCTCCAACAGCCAGTTAGTTGAAGCGGGATATCGGTTGCTTGATCATTGTACTGGTTACGTGGACTGCATTACACAGATGAGGAACAAGTTTGCTTTCCGTGAAGCTGTAAACAAATTAGAACAGAGCCTGCATGAGCTCCAGGTAACCTCCACAGCTTCTACTGGACTTCCTACAAACCCTGTGTTCAGTAACTTACTGACATGTGCTAAAGAGCTAAGTGATATTGTGCAGAGGTAGCCAACATGGccatactgtgtgtgtgaggtttaGTGACTCAAGTTTATTATCTGAAGTACCTCAGCAAATGTTCAGCTCTTCAATGTTTACAGATTCATCTCTTTCAGTCAGTGGAGTCCTGGTTAAAGCTATCTGTGCATAGTGAGACTGCGGGAGGGTTGGGAGGAACATTATCTCCACTTTTTACTGGGTGGAATGCTACTCCTAATATAAGATACATTTGGTGGAAAAGGTCCAAAACCAGCTATTTTGAGTCAGGACCCTGGTAAGCTTTTTTCCCCATACTGGACAGTTCTAAGGGACCCTTTTGAAAGGAAGTCAAACCTAACAGTTTTAGAATACCTAATCATGTGGTTATGATCAATTATTTAAGTGCAAAATACAACACAAAGTCTTGTCACTGGACTTATTTTGTGTACTTGTATCAGTACACTATCACAAAAATATACTTAAGTCAGTTTGCTTTACTGTTACCCAGTGCTGCTTATGTGGTAATGTTAATTCATCACCAGTGATTCCCATCACAATCAACAGTGGTGCAGGTATCGACCTTCAGGCACCAACACTATGGTATTGATACATGGTGCAAAACTCTGTCCAGCATCACCAAAATGTCGAAAAGCAAGTGCCAAGTGTTTTTCAGAGTTCAGGTGGACATAGTATGAAAGGCCATGCGCCCACTATTAATCTCTACTGACATGGTAGTGACAAAACTGTAAATTAAAAGTTAGGCATGTTGACTTCCTCTTCATATTTGGTGATATAATGTTGACAGTGCCTCTTGGAAATACTCTCTCTTTAGGAGCAACATCCAGGCAAAACTTTAATATCATCAGACCTGTAGATTAATTCAGGTTGGTAATTCTTTCTGTAATTCCTACAGTGGCAGTGTTTTCCCTGCAACTTTTTTTTGGCAGCAGTGTTGGAATTCCATGGAATTCCTACTTCAGAAAGTCCCTCAGAACTGTCATGGGATTAAAGATGTTTCTATGTAATGTTGCTTTTCAGAATGGACCTCATGCTTCTATTTTTAGTGAATAGAAAAAATGTTACATGGCAGAAtctgctgtgacttcagaatgacaatGTGAATTGTATTTCCTTGGGATTGCTATGTGAATCTACTGTGTTTGCTGTGAGTGTAGAAAATGACATCCCTAAATCATGCACACAGTCAAGTCAGACCTCTACCACAGTCAATATTTATGACAGCgatcccctctcccctgccccacGTACTCACCCTGTGGTGTTGGAGCATCTTGAAGGTCCCACAGGAATATTGCATCTGTTTTTTCTCTGTTCACAGCAAAAGATTATGCAAAGAAAAGTGCACATATTTTGGAATCACGTCTTAAGCCATGTATCCTGTGTAGAAAACATCGTTTCTCTGGTAAAGGAAATTTAGTTTGTGACAAATAATAGTGCTTTGCACTGTATACATCTGCCAGTTTCCCATTTTATGACTGTTAAAGAAAAGCTTCTTAATCCAGGTTCCTGTCTTTAAATCAGAAATGACTAGCTCTGACAAACAGCTGGTTGTCTAATTAGTGACCAGGAAGATAATTTTAAAGATTTCCCTTTAACGTGCCAGCATGCAGACATTTTACCATTCATTTTatcagtttttaatttttttaatgcaaGCCCAGTGAGGGGCCAGTGTACCTATCCTTATAACTATGTACCTCTCTACCCCATCACATTAGTGCTCCTGAAGGTGTGCTTGGTTCTTTTTGAGGTGTTCCAATTAATTTTGTGCCACCAGCGAATTATTAAATTTTCACTCTTTCCGGCACTCAGTCGTACATGATCATCATCATCACTGCTTCTCAAATAGCCACAAAACATGTGCACGGGTGTCACACAAGATTAGGTTTGCTAAGACCATATATTTAAATAGAGCAACCTTTTTTTTCTGTGAAGAAAAAGTGTTGAGCCATGAGCTGTGCCCAGTACAAAGAGGCAGCAACGTGAATTGCAGCCAAGGGTGCATTTTattcatgttgggatttgaagttgCGACTGTATGCACTAGTTAATACCAAGGCAACACTTAATAACACGTTGTGTCCTTTTTCTAAAGAAAGCTTAGTCTATTTGTACCATAGAGCACTGATCATTAGGAACATGACAATGGCCCCTCAAGTCATTTTCCCTCACTGTTCCCTACTAGTTATGCTAAGACTAGGCAAAATACTGTTTTTCTGAAAACACTAGAATAACCTTGCTGTGTCCAGTGAAATgcagaatttttatttttttatttttaagtgcTGTGACCGTCCAAATGTGTTTGCAGTATTACCTGTGGACTGTCATTTCAGACTGTTTGCTGCTGATAATTTGCAGAAATACTCTGTGTGCATTTATACCAAAGGCCACTTGGTTCAGTCATTTTTTTGTGCAATTtaggctgggtcaaaatcatttCTGGCTTCATCAATCCTGATTTTGTTGATTCTTTTCATGTCCTGATTCTCCCTGGGGTACACAACAATTCATTAAATGTCCCTCCAGCTGTGAGCAATTTGTCATTAAAAATGTTGAAACCATTAAAATAAATGCAATCCTTACAGTTAGTAAAATTATCCCTGGCAAAATTCTGAAGCTCTAATTATAAAAGGTAAGACTAAAAGACTAAAGAAACAGAGTTCCAGAATGACCATTGTGCTTGGGGCCAATTGTGTCTTGATACCTGTTGTTTTCACTATTCGGTATAAAATGAATATCTGCCCACTTTTGAAATGACAAGTTCATTAATTCTAATAATCTTTTTTTTGAAATATAATAAAATCTCCTCATACATTTGTATGTGTCAGGGCAAAATTGACCAAGACAGGGAAATTATTTAACCGATTCTTCTCCCAACCGGATGGGCTCAGCCCTGAATGACTATCCATAGTTTACTGGCTCTATAATCCCCCGCAGTtcgggagggagggtggtgatgGTTGCCGCAAAATGCTGCAGAACTAGTTTATTTCACACAGACCAATCATTTCGCTGACAAGGCAGAGATCACAATTAAAATCAAGAACAAAATCTCTATTATAACCGAGGTGATGTGATCCACTAATAATAAGAAATTATAACACTCAGCTTGAAGAATCCAATATCTTATCCTCCTCCCCAGTAATTAAAAACTTCTGTGACCTTTATTACATTGCAATATT from Carcharodon carcharias isolate sCarCar2 chromosome 16, sCarCar2.pri, whole genome shotgun sequence includes these protein-coding regions:
- the abl2 gene encoding tyrosine-protein kinase ABL2 isoform X1 — protein: MGQQQARVGGAAGVGAVVETVQPGRGRVGTTRPGHGGRRRDTAARGSEAACNIFIHHEVLHRPFGSDTDSQTLNEAVRWSSKENLLGAAESDPNLFVALYDFVASGDNTLSITKGEKLRVLCYNQNGEWCEVRSKNGQGWVPSNYITPVNSLEKHSWYHGPVSRSAAEYLLSSLINGSFLVRESESSPGQLSISLRYEGRVYHYRINTTHDAKVYVTAESRFNTLAELVHHHSTVADGLVTTLHYPAPKCNKPTVYGVSPIHDKWEMERTDITMKHKLGGGQYGEVYVGVWKKYSLTVAVKTLKEDTMEVEEFLKEAAVMKEIKHPNLVQLLGVCTLEPPFYIVTEYMPHGNLLDYLRECNREEVNAVVLLYMATQISSAMEYLEKKNFIHRDLAARNCLVGENHVVKVADFGLSRLMTGDTYTAHAGAKFPIKWTAPESLAYNTFSIKSDVWAFGVLLWEIATYGMSPYPGIDLSQVYDLLEKGYRMEQPEGCPPKVYELMRSCWQWNPMERPSFAEIHQAFETMFHDSSISEEVAEELGKTASSTVITHQLQLPLLPTKTRTLKKNAENKENMDMDHPAVAQTTVPGMGTNTAPCSISPALPRKQRDKSPSGLLDDSKETLFTRDRKAGFFSSFMKKKTVPMPPKRSSSFREMENHPHKKYEITGNFSSFSSFQHSDGLTFVQSHADGNHTQARCCGRGSVQRNGGVTSGGWAGFAGFFTPRLIKKTLGLKAGKPSSNDDSSLEATKPFPRSNSTSSMSSGLQELDRLALTLPRNCHRNRIQLEHPVPIISKEEGLGRLTDPLHRKAEDGISSLRDKSKAKLLARGVATPLRAHAGDGDSDLSQNLNSIHVGRGEANISHSGPIGVKEDVEKTGWSSPVKIAATLPATHNHKVPVLISPTLKHAPAEVQLIGTDSLGNKFKLLSEHQVATERERPRLVKPKCAPPPPPPPSLKLLQPPSSTGLNSTETAEDCESTSTAQQEVDINGESGKRPMMAVLGKISRPSLPPPQVPPSSSIPTAASSKLANGASVTTGTRISLRKTKLPPEKVPTEKISKEALLECAELLSSVIDSGSESISNSQLVEAGYRLLDHCTGYVDCITQMRNKFAFREAVNKLEQSLHELQVTSTASTGLPTNPVFSNLLTCAKELSDIVQR
- the abl2 gene encoding tyrosine-protein kinase ABL2 isoform X2 produces the protein MSSGAVLLPSSSFDEDRRGLTCSFEVLHRPFGSDTDSQTLNEAVRWSSKENLLGAAESDPNLFVALYDFVASGDNTLSITKGEKLRVLCYNQNGEWCEVRSKNGQGWVPSNYITPVNSLEKHSWYHGPVSRSAAEYLLSSLINGSFLVRESESSPGQLSISLRYEGRVYHYRINTTHDAKVYVTAESRFNTLAELVHHHSTVADGLVTTLHYPAPKCNKPTVYGVSPIHDKWEMERTDITMKHKLGGGQYGEVYVGVWKKYSLTVAVKTLKEDTMEVEEFLKEAAVMKEIKHPNLVQLLGVCTLEPPFYIVTEYMPHGNLLDYLRECNREEVNAVVLLYMATQISSAMEYLEKKNFIHRDLAARNCLVGENHVVKVADFGLSRLMTGDTYTAHAGAKFPIKWTAPESLAYNTFSIKSDVWAFGVLLWEIATYGMSPYPGIDLSQVYDLLEKGYRMEQPEGCPPKVYELMRSCWQWNPMERPSFAEIHQAFETMFHDSSISEEVAEELGKTASSTVITHQLQLPLLPTKTRTLKKNAENKENMDMDHPAVAQTTVPGMGTNTAPCSISPALPRKQRDKSPSGLLDDSKETLFTRDRKAGFFSSFMKKKTVPMPPKRSSSFREMENHPHKKYEITGNFSSFSSFQHSDGLTFVQSHADGNHTQARCCGRGSVQRNGGVTSGGWAGFAGFFTPRLIKKTLGLKAGKPSSNDDSSLEATKPFPRSNSTSSMSSGLQELDRLALTLPRNCHRNRIQLEHPVPIISKEEGLGRLTDPLHRKAEDGISSLRDKSKAKLLARGVATPLRAHAGDGDSDLSQNLNSIHVGRGEANISHSGPIGVKEDVEKTGWSSPVKIAATLPATHNHKVPVLISPTLKHAPAEVQLIGTDSLGNKFKLLSEHQVATERERPRLVKPKCAPPPPPPPSLKLLQPPSSTGLNSTETAEDCESTSTAQQEVDINGESGKRPMMAVLGKISRPSLPPPQVPPSSSIPTAASSKLANGASVTTGTRISLRKTKLPPEKVPTEKISKEALLECAELLSSVIDSGSESISNSQLVEAGYRLLDHCTGYVDCITQMRNKFAFREAVNKLEQSLHELQVTSTASTGLPTNPVFSNLLTCAKELSDIVQR
- the abl2 gene encoding tyrosine-protein kinase ABL2 isoform X3, yielding MSSGAVLLPSSSFDEDRRGLTCSFVLHRPFGSDTDSQTLNEAVRWSSKENLLGAAESDPNLFVALYDFVASGDNTLSITKGEKLRVLCYNQNGEWCEVRSKNGQGWVPSNYITPVNSLEKHSWYHGPVSRSAAEYLLSSLINGSFLVRESESSPGQLSISLRYEGRVYHYRINTTHDAKVYVTAESRFNTLAELVHHHSTVADGLVTTLHYPAPKCNKPTVYGVSPIHDKWEMERTDITMKHKLGGGQYGEVYVGVWKKYSLTVAVKTLKEDTMEVEEFLKEAAVMKEIKHPNLVQLLGVCTLEPPFYIVTEYMPHGNLLDYLRECNREEVNAVVLLYMATQISSAMEYLEKKNFIHRDLAARNCLVGENHVVKVADFGLSRLMTGDTYTAHAGAKFPIKWTAPESLAYNTFSIKSDVWAFGVLLWEIATYGMSPYPGIDLSQVYDLLEKGYRMEQPEGCPPKVYELMRSCWQWNPMERPSFAEIHQAFETMFHDSSISEEVAEELGKTASSTVITHQLQLPLLPTKTRTLKKNAENKENMDMDHPAVAQTTVPGMGTNTAPCSISPALPRKQRDKSPSGLLDDSKETLFTRDRKAGFFSSFMKKKTVPMPPKRSSSFREMENHPHKKYEITGNFSSFSSFQHSDGLTFVQSHADGNHTQARCCGRGSVQRNGGVTSGGWAGFAGFFTPRLIKKTLGLKAGKPSSNDDSSLEATKPFPRSNSTSSMSSGLQELDRLALTLPRNCHRNRIQLEHPVPIISKEEGLGRLTDPLHRKAEDGISSLRDKSKAKLLARGVATPLRAHAGDGDSDLSQNLNSIHVGRGEANISHSGPIGVKEDVEKTGWSSPVKIAATLPATHNHKVPVLISPTLKHAPAEVQLIGTDSLGNKFKLLSEHQVATERERPRLVKPKCAPPPPPPPSLKLLQPPSSTGLNSTETAEDCESTSTAQQEVDINGESGKRPMMAVLGKISRPSLPPPQVPPSSSIPTAASSKLANGASVTTGTRISLRKTKLPPEKVPTEKISKEALLECAELLSSVIDSGSESISNSQLVEAGYRLLDHCTGYVDCITQMRNKFAFREAVNKLEQSLHELQVTSTASTGLPTNPVFSNLLTCAKELSDIVQR